One Malania oleifera isolate guangnan ecotype guangnan chromosome 10, ASM2987363v1, whole genome shotgun sequence genomic region harbors:
- the LOC131165316 gene encoding protein INVOLVED IN DE NOVO 2, whose protein sequence is MGSSPNHSSEEDTDVSESEMDEYEDKSYKELKNGTHNVKVSEDAFTCPFCPNKRKRDFLYKELIQHATGVGNCTSNKRSAKDKANHLALVKYLEKDLANVGGPSKPVDGADPPIGCDHDEKFMWPWTGIVVNLPTEFKDGRYVGESGSKLRDQLIRRGFNPIRVHPLWNYRGHSGSAVVEFNKDWPGLHNALSFEKAYEADHHGKKDWQACNGKGSDLYAWVARADDYNSTGIVGDHLRKVGDLKTISDIIAEEARKTSKLLTNLTNVIEDKNRHMKEIESKFNETSVSLNILIEEKDKLHLAYNEEIRKIQLSARDHFQKIFNDHEKLKLQLESQRKELESRVEELEKREAKNESERKKVFEEIEKNALRNSSLQLAALEQKKSDEKVWKLAEDQKREKERLHKKIIQLEKQLDKKQALALEIERLKGTLNVMKHMGDEGDTEVMKKMEEIFKLLREKEGSLEDLEALYQTLIVKERMSNDELQDARKELISGLKEMSSGSHIRVRRMGELDNKPFHEATKRKYPEDEADERALELCSLWEEYLRDPEWHPFKVVEVEGEHKEIINDDDEKLKGLRNEFGNEMYKAVTAALMEINEYNPSGRYIITELWNYDKGRKATLKEGVSFILDRWKAYKRLRVL, encoded by the exons ATGGGAAGTTCACCAAATCACAGTTCAGAGGAGGATACGGATGTGAGTGAATCCGAAATGGATGAATATGAAGATAAATCTTATAAAGAACTGAAGAATGGGACTCACAATGTAAAAGTTTCAGAGGATGCTTTTACTTGCCCATTCTGTCCcaataaaagaaaaagagattTCCTTTATAAGGAACTCATCCAACATGCAACAGGGGTGGGTAATTGTACCTCAAATAAGAGAAGCGCAAAAGATAAAGCAAATCACCTAGCACTGGTGAAGTACTTGGAAAAGGATCTAGCAAATGTAGGTGGTCCATCAAAGCCTGTGGATGGGGCTGATCCTCCTATTGGTTGTGATCATGATGAGAAATTTATGTGGCCCTGGACAGGCATTGTTGTTAATCTTCCAACTGAATTTAAAGATGGGCGTTATGTCGGAGAAAGTGGATCCAAGCTGAGAGACCAATTAATAAGGAGAGGGTTCAACCCTATCAGAGTTCATCCACTGTGGAATTATAGGGGCCATTCAGGAAGTGCTGTGGTGGAATTTAACAAAGACTGGCCTGGGTTGCATAATGCCTTGTCATTTGAGAAGGCCTATGAGGCAGATCATCACGGGAAGAAGGACTGGCAGGCATGTAACGGCAAAGGATCTGATCTTTATGCTTGGGTTGCGCGTGCCGATGACTACAATTCTACAGGGATTGTTGGAGATCATCTCCGGAAGGTTGGAGATCTTAAAACGATATCTGATATTATAGCAGAAGAAGCCCGAAAGACCAGTAAACTTCTAACTAACCTGACAAATGTAATTGAGGACAAGAACAGGCacatgaaagaaatagaatccaaattCAACGAGACTTCTGTGTCCCTCAACATCCTAATTGAAGAGAAAGATAAGCTTCATTTAGCCTATAATGAAG AGATAAGAAAGATACAGCTCAGTGCACGGGATCATTTTCAGAAAATTTTTAATGACCATGAAAAGCTTAAGTTGCAGTTGGAATCTCAGAGGAAAGAGCTGGAGTCGCGTGTTGAAGAATTAGAAAAGCGTGAGGCTAAAAATGAAAGTGAAAGAAAAAAAGTTTTTGAAGAGATAGAAAAG AATGCCTTGAGAAATAGTTCACTTCAACTGGCAGCTTTGGAGCAAAAGAAGTCTGATGAAAAGGTGTGGAAATTGGCTGAAGACCAGAAG AGGGAAAAAGAGAGACTTCACAAGAAAATAATTCAACTTGAAAAGCAACTGGATAAAAAGCAAGCACTGGCATTGGAAATTGAGCGCTTAAAGGGGACATTAAATGTTATGAAGCACATGGGAGATGAAGGCGATACAGAAGTTATGAAAAAGATGGAGGAAATATTCAAGCTTTTGAGGGAGAAGGAAGGATCACTTGAGGATTTAGAAGCACTGTACCAAACTCTTATAGTGAAGGAGCGAATGAGCAATGATGAGCTGCAAGATGCTCGTAAAGAATTGATAAGT GGCTTGAAAGAAATGTCAAGTGGTTCTCATATTCGTGTCAGGAGAATGGGGGAACTGGACAACAAACCATTTCATGAAGCAACCAAGAGAAAGTATCCTGAGGACGAAGCAGATGAACGAGCTCTAGAACTTTGTTCATTGTGGGAGGAGTACCTTCGAGATCCAGAGTGGCATCCTTTTAAAGTTGTTGAGGTTGAAGGGGAGCATAAG GAAATAAtaaatgatgatgatgaaaaaTTGAAAGGCTTGAGGAATGAGTTTGGGAATGAAATGTACAAAGCTGTGACAGCAGCCTTGATGGAGATAAATGAATATAACCCAAGTGGGAGGTATATTATCACAGAACTATGGAACTATGACAAAGGAAGGAAAGCTACTCTTAAAGAGGGAGTGTCTTTTATACTTGACAGATGGAAAGCATATAAACGCCTAAGAGTATTGTGA